From Calothrix sp. PCC 6303, a single genomic window includes:
- the nusB gene encoding transcription antitermination factor NusB: MQERKPRQIARELALLCLSQLPTNPKKLSEDQLPKLVLAAVRTLRSEVQDTLDNAAGELQRSNDRILTSQTRAADLDIARTMMKEAVTYTQTAINKLGAAVEFPELIQLANQDKDVGRYAIRIVQTVSENRVAVDAKISAALVDWQVNRLAQIDRDILRIAVTEMSFLGLEPSMAINEAVELAKRYSEEDGYRFINGVLRRVTEQKQTV; encoded by the coding sequence ATGCAAGAACGTAAACCTCGCCAAATCGCCCGTGAATTGGCTCTATTATGCCTGAGTCAATTACCAACAAATCCCAAAAAACTCAGCGAAGATCAACTACCAAAACTAGTTTTGGCAGCAGTTCGCACCCTTCGCTCTGAAGTCCAAGATACACTGGACAATGCCGCAGGGGAATTACAACGTAGTAACGATCGGATTTTGACTAGTCAAACCCGTGCTGCGGATTTGGATATTGCTCGAACAATGATGAAAGAAGCTGTAACTTATACCCAAACAGCAATTAATAAATTGGGTGCAGCAGTGGAATTTCCTGAACTAATTCAGCTGGCAAATCAAGATAAAGATGTTGGCAGATACGCTATCAGAATTGTTCAGACAGTCAGCGAAAATCGTGTTGCTGTAGATGCAAAGATATCTGCCGCTTTGGTTGACTGGCAGGTTAATCGTTTGGCTCAAATCGATCGAGATATTTTACGTATTGCTGTCACAGAGATGAGTTTCTTGGGACTTGAACCCAGTATGGCAATTAATGAAGCTGTGGAATTAGCCAAGCGCTATAGCGAAGAAGATGGTTATCGCTTTATTAATGGTGTTTTACGACGAGTCACTGAACAGAAACAAACAGTTTAG
- a CDS encoding DUF502 domain-containing protein: MSIQKRTSISIKKENRGLVIERLKQDLKNDLIAGLLVVIPLATTIWLTITIANWVIDFLTQIPKQLNPFDGMHPIVVNLLNLLVGFAVPLLSILVIGLMARNIAGQWLLDFGERFLQAIPLAGQVYKTLKQLLETLLKDTNGKFRRVILVEYPRPGIWAIAFVTGVISSDIQAQMSRPMLSVFIPTTPNPTTGWYAVIPEDEAVNLSLSIEDAFKIVVSGGIVAPTNPSNLPSPLVVQERQKEHKVEIPVLETKRSAIKVEET; the protein is encoded by the coding sequence ATGAGTATTCAGAAAAGAACTTCCATTAGCATAAAAAAGGAGAATCGGGGCTTGGTCATCGAACGCTTAAAGCAAGACTTAAAAAATGACCTAATCGCTGGTTTGCTGGTAGTGATTCCCTTAGCCACCACGATTTGGTTAACCATTACTATTGCTAACTGGGTAATTGATTTTCTCACCCAAATTCCTAAACAACTCAATCCTTTTGATGGAATGCACCCAATTGTGGTGAATTTGCTAAATCTCTTGGTGGGGTTTGCAGTTCCCCTATTGAGTATTTTAGTAATTGGCTTGATGGCTCGTAACATTGCTGGGCAGTGGTTGCTTGATTTTGGTGAGCGCTTCTTACAGGCAATTCCCTTAGCCGGACAGGTTTACAAAACCCTCAAACAACTTTTAGAGACATTACTAAAAGACACCAATGGCAAGTTTCGTCGAGTAATTCTAGTAGAATATCCTCGTCCAGGGATTTGGGCGATCGCATTCGTCACAGGAGTCATTAGTAGCGATATTCAAGCACAAATGTCCCGTCCAATGTTAAGTGTTTTTATCCCCACTACACCAAACCCTACCACCGGGTGGTATGCAGTAATTCCCGAAGACGAAGCTGTCAATCTCTCGCTTTCTATCGAAGATGCCTTTAAAATTGTTGTTTCTGGCGGTATTGTTGCCCCCACTAATCCATCAAATTTACCATCTCCATTGGTAGTACAAGAACGGCAAAAAGAACACAAGGTAGAAATTCCCGTCCTGGAAACTAAGCGTTCAGCAATAAAGGTTGAAGAAACGTGA